The Fluviicola sp. genome contains a region encoding:
- a CDS encoding DUF3341 domain-containing protein — translation MAEKVIYAMYDDDDVLKDGAKKLVAKGVKVADVFSPFPIHGIDPIIGVKHTRLGIMAFLYGLTGTTLATLGMNYFMIHDWPMNIGGKPNDTYLDNVLAFIPITFEFTVLCAAHGMAITYLLLNKTLPGMPATNPDPRTTDDKFVMELRLSDNGQFSEGELMAMLNETGVIEIDQKDIH, via the coding sequence ATGGCAGAGAAAGTAATTTATGCAATGTATGACGACGACGATGTGCTAAAAGACGGCGCAAAGAAGTTAGTCGCTAAAGGAGTTAAAGTAGCTGACGTGTTTTCTCCGTTCCCGATTCACGGTATTGATCCGATCATCGGTGTAAAACACACACGTTTGGGTATCATGGCATTCTTGTATGGTTTGACAGGTACTACTTTGGCAACACTTGGAATGAACTATTTCATGATCCACGACTGGCCGATGAACATCGGTGGTAAGCCGAACGATACATATTTGGATAACGTTTTGGCTTTCATTCCGATTACGTTTGAGTTCACCGTATTATGTGCTGCTCACGGAATGGCGATCACTTATTTATTATTGAATAAGACTTTGCCTGGAATGCCGGCAACAAACCCTGATCCTCGTACAACAGATGATAAATTCGTAATGGAATTGCGTTTATCAGACAACGGTCAGTTTTCCGAAGGAGAATTGATGGCGATGTTGAATGAGACGGGAGTGATAGAAATAGATCAAAAAGATATTCATTAA
- a CDS encoding cytochrome c has protein sequence MKVKFKAFAQFSVVALLAAACSSDPDSAGLEYMPDMYRSPAVEPYVDYGEVRGQINDEMKMRRSAMVPPRYAIPYWGTDSATVHTLLPYHRMPGRLFAETHGLYQYDLSSNEDADYEYKMAAADVNPIKLTSKEVADKVFADGKALYQVNCNHCHGEKGDGEGPMVKSGAYTGAAVLSGLAIQEGQMFYSIYYGKGMMGSHASLLNKKEIWTLVHYVRKFQDAKYGTFDANGAPAWGANAAVADTTAKK, from the coding sequence ATGAAAGTAAAATTCAAGGCATTTGCACAGTTTTCAGTGGTAGCGTTGCTGGCAGCAGCGTGTTCTTCTGATCCTGATAGTGCAGGTTTAGAATACATGCCTGATATGTATCGTTCTCCTGCGGTTGAGCCGTATGTTGATTATGGTGAAGTTCGCGGACAGATCAATGATGAAATGAAAATGCGCCGTTCCGCAATGGTTCCGCCGCGTTATGCAATTCCTTATTGGGGTACTGATTCGGCAACTGTTCATACCTTACTTCCATACCACCGTATGCCAGGTAGATTGTTTGCAGAAACACATGGTTTGTACCAGTATGATTTGTCTTCAAACGAAGATGCGGATTATGAATACAAAATGGCTGCTGCTGACGTGAACCCGATCAAGTTGACTTCCAAAGAAGTTGCTGATAAAGTGTTCGCTGACGGAAAAGCATTGTACCAGGTAAACTGTAATCACTGTCATGGTGAGAAAGGTGACGGAGAAGGACCGATGGTTAAATCCGGAGCTTATACCGGTGCGGCTGTATTGAGTGGTTTAGCGATCCAGGAAGGACAAATGTTCTATTCTATTTACTACGGTAAAGGAATGATGGGATCCCACGCATCTTTGTTGAATAAAAAAGAGATCTGGACTTTGGTACACTACGTAAGAAAGTTCCAGGATGCGAAGTACGGAACGTTTGACGCAAACGGTGCTCCGGCATGGGGAGCGAATGCGGCGGTAGCTGATACAACGGCAAAGAAGTAA
- a CDS encoding quinol:cytochrome C oxidoreductase translates to MEFKISSKAKSLTVVLMLLGVIGLCLGIWVEFSCHGGEHFKTRFLGNLLVDSFFFFAIGLGALYFLALQYATETGWYASVKRIIEGVAGYLPYGIGLMLITLLTLSLMKGGGIYVWMDSEHVQHDPILVKKSAYLNQVFFWIRTLAYMGVYFIFWRGFKMRSLEEDRVGGSAIHFTNYKKGALFLVFFAVFSSTSAWDWIMSIDAHWFSTLFGWYVFAGMWCSTMVVLVTLTLYLKKQGYLSKVNENHIHDLGKWTFATSFLWSYLWFSQFMLIWYANIPEEVTYHLTRIEDFKMLYFGMFFINFAFPMLLLMSRDAKRHAGVLTAVGVIIFAGHWVDAYLMVMGGSMGKHAYIGAMEIGMALLFLGFFIRVILTNLTKAPLMPVNHPFLDESIHHEI, encoded by the coding sequence ATGGAATTCAAGATTTCATCAAAAGCAAAATCCCTTACGGTAGTCCTGATGTTGTTAGGAGTTATCGGCCTTTGTTTGGGTATTTGGGTAGAATTTAGTTGCCATGGAGGTGAGCATTTTAAAACACGTTTCTTAGGAAACTTGCTGGTAGATAGCTTCTTCTTCTTCGCGATCGGTTTAGGAGCATTGTACTTCCTGGCTTTACAGTACGCAACTGAAACAGGTTGGTATGCTTCTGTTAAGCGTATCATTGAAGGAGTAGCGGGTTACCTGCCTTACGGTATCGGATTGATGTTGATCACTCTATTGACACTTTCTTTGATGAAAGGTGGAGGTATCTACGTTTGGATGGATAGCGAGCATGTACAGCACGACCCGATCTTAGTAAAGAAATCGGCTTATTTGAACCAGGTATTCTTCTGGATCAGAACATTGGCTTACATGGGAGTTTACTTCATCTTCTGGAGAGGTTTCAAAATGCGTTCATTGGAAGAGGATCGTGTTGGCGGATCAGCAATTCACTTCACGAACTATAAAAAAGGAGCGTTGTTCTTAGTATTCTTCGCAGTGTTCTCTTCAACTTCCGCATGGGACTGGATCATGTCTATTGATGCGCACTGGTTCTCTACCTTGTTCGGATGGTACGTATTCGCAGGAATGTGGTGTTCTACAATGGTTGTTTTGGTAACATTGACATTGTATTTGAAAAAACAAGGATACCTGAGTAAAGTAAATGAAAACCACATCCACGATTTAGGAAAATGGACATTTGCAACATCTTTCCTATGGTCATACTTGTGGTTCTCTCAGTTCATGTTGATCTGGTACGCAAACATCCCTGAAGAGGTGACATACCATTTGACACGTATTGAAGATTTCAAAATGTTGTACTTCGGTATGTTCTTCATCAACTTCGCATTCCCGATGTTGCTGTTGATGTCCCGTGATGCAAAAAGACACGCTGGTGTATTGACTGCAGTAGGAGTAATCATTTTCGCAGGTCACTGGGTAGATGCATACTTGATGGTAATGGGAGGTTCGATGGGTAAACATGCTTACATCGGAGCGATGGAAATCGGAATGGCGCTATTGTTCTTAGGATTCTTTATCAGAGTGATCTTAACGAACCTGACAAAAGCTCCATTGATGCCGGTAAATCACCCGTTCCTGGACGAAAGTATTCACCACGAAATTTAA
- a CDS encoding cytochrome c oxidase subunit II, whose amino-acid sequence MTKLIVLIVIILGVIAVAQLVRMYELSSKLRNRREEDIPNRDNRLNATLLLVFMLAFFASVLYLFAEYGFTGRGEAASVHGKGTDWLMDLNLWIIIAVFFLTNALLFGFAFKYVRKPGVRAYWFPHDNRLELVWTVVPAIVLAVIIILGLRSWNEQTDHASKEAIRIELFSKQFDWTVRMSGDDNTLGYFDYKLTNDNNPMALLTTKTIQDAIDSMENSSTGIRALEAKLNNPKLIFVPEDHDLMVKDLARKERMIRMLYQLKARHNSALDARAMDDIVFNANDTLFLCKGQDYEFNFRSKDVIHSAYFPHFRAQMNTVPGQTTRFKFTPSITTKEMREKMHNPMFNYVLMCNKICGSSHYKMKLIVVVLDRPAYNKWYKRVSKFDPKAADACKTFRNIYAVGKPKAAAPADSTAVAAKDSAVVAAM is encoded by the coding sequence ATGACAAAGCTAATCGTATTAATAGTTATCATTTTAGGAGTTATTGCCGTCGCACAGCTGGTGCGTATGTATGAGCTTTCTTCTAAACTAAGAAATCGTCGTGAGGAAGACATACCGAATCGCGATAACCGTTTAAACGCAACCTTATTATTGGTGTTTATGCTGGCATTTTTCGCATCGGTATTGTACTTGTTTGCTGAGTACGGGTTTACCGGTCGCGGGGAAGCTGCTTCGGTTCACGGAAAAGGAACTGACTGGTTGATGGATTTGAACTTGTGGATCATTATTGCAGTATTCTTCTTAACGAATGCTTTATTGTTCGGATTCGCTTTCAAATATGTTCGCAAACCGGGAGTAAGAGCATATTGGTTCCCGCATGACAACCGTTTGGAGTTGGTTTGGACAGTAGTTCCGGCTATCGTTTTGGCCGTGATCATCATCCTTGGATTGAGATCCTGGAATGAGCAAACAGATCACGCTTCCAAAGAGGCTATCCGAATTGAGTTATTCTCCAAGCAGTTTGACTGGACGGTTCGTATGTCAGGTGACGATAACACATTGGGGTATTTCGACTACAAATTGACAAACGACAATAACCCGATGGCTTTGTTGACGACAAAAACAATCCAGGATGCGATCGACAGTATGGAAAACAGTTCAACTGGTATTCGTGCGTTGGAAGCTAAATTGAACAACCCGAAATTGATTTTTGTTCCTGAAGACCATGATTTAATGGTGAAGGATTTGGCTAGAAAAGAGCGCATGATCCGTATGTTGTACCAATTGAAAGCGCGTCACAACAGCGCATTGGATGCACGTGCAATGGATGATATCGTATTCAATGCGAATGATACCTTATTCTTGTGTAAAGGACAGGATTACGAATTCAACTTCCGTTCGAAAGACGTTATTCACTCTGCTTACTTCCCTCATTTCCGTGCTCAGATGAACACGGTACCGGGACAAACTACACGCTTTAAGTTTACTCCTTCCATTACAACTAAGGAGATGCGTGAGAAAATGCACAACCCGATGTTCAACTACGTATTGATGTGTAACAAGATCTGTGGATCTTCCCACTACAAAATGAAGTTGATAGTTGTTGTATTGGATAGACCGGCTTACAACAAGTGGTATAAGAGAGTTTCTAAGTTTGATCCGAAAGCGGCTGACGCTTGCAAGACATTCAGAAACATCTATGCAGTAGGTAAACCAAAGGCAGCAGCACCGGCTGATTCAACTGCAGTGGCAGCAAAAGATTCTGCTGTCGTAGCAGCAATGTAA
- a CDS encoding cbb3-type cytochrome c oxidase subunit I, with the protein MAAHEAHAHHDAHGHHHHEEGFISKYIFSQDHKMIGKQFLMTAVFMGVVAMLLSILFRIQLAWPGEESDFLSFFLGETWAPGGVMKESMYLGLVTIHGTIMVFFLLTGGLSGTFSNLLIPLQIGARDMASGFLNMLSYWMFLISSLIMLASLFIETGPASSGWTIYPPLSALPQAIEGSGLGMTMWLVSMTIFIASSLLGSLNYIVTIFNLRTKGMKMTRLPLTIWAFFITAILGVLSFPVLLSAALLLMMDRLAGTSFYLSDIIVGSEMLENHGGSPLLYQHLFWFLGHPEVYIVLLPALGLTSEIISTNSRKPIFGYRAMIGSILAIGFLSFIVWGHHMFITGMNPFIGSVFVFTTLLIAIPSAVKVFNYITTIWRGSNIYTPAMLFSVGLVSTFITGGVTGIILADSALDIAVHDTYFVVAHFHIVMGMSAVFGMFAGVYHWFPKMYGRMLNTRLGYAHFWVTIVGAYGVFFPMHFVGLAGAPRRYYDYSVYGDFDKPTQEMIMDLNVIITVFAIIAAFGQLIFLFNFFYSIYRGPRAVQNPWRSNTLEWTTPVVHVHGNWPGAIPEVHRWPYDYSKPGAEEDFIPQIVPLAEGEEGDH; encoded by the coding sequence ATGGCAGCTCACGAAGCACACGCACATCACGACGCTCATGGACATCACCACCATGAAGAAGGTTTTATTTCTAAATATATTTTTAGTCAAGACCATAAAATGATTGGAAAGCAGTTCCTGATGACTGCTGTATTTATGGGGGTAGTGGCAATGTTACTATCTATCTTGTTCCGTATCCAATTGGCTTGGCCGGGTGAGGAATCGGATTTCCTGTCATTTTTCCTGGGTGAAACCTGGGCTCCGGGAGGAGTAATGAAAGAAAGCATGTACCTGGGATTGGTTACGATCCACGGTACGATCATGGTATTCTTCCTGTTGACAGGTGGTTTGTCTGGTACGTTCTCAAACTTACTTATTCCGTTGCAAATCGGTGCGCGTGATATGGCTTCAGGTTTCCTGAACATGTTGTCATACTGGATGTTCCTGATCTCTTCTTTGATCATGTTGGCGTCTTTGTTTATCGAAACAGGACCTGCGTCTTCCGGTTGGACAATCTACCCTCCGTTATCTGCATTGCCACAAGCAATTGAAGGTTCCGGTTTGGGTATGACTATGTGGTTGGTTTCCATGACAATCTTTATCGCTTCGTCTTTGTTGGGTTCATTGAACTATATCGTGACTATTTTCAACTTGCGTACAAAAGGAATGAAAATGACTCGTTTGCCATTGACAATCTGGGCATTCTTCATTACTGCGATCTTAGGGGTATTATCCTTCCCGGTTCTATTGTCTGCTGCATTGTTGTTGATGATGGACCGTTTGGCAGGAACTTCTTTCTACCTTTCTGATATCATTGTTGGATCTGAAATGTTGGAAAACCACGGTGGATCACCATTATTGTACCAGCACTTATTCTGGTTCTTAGGTCACCCGGAAGTATACATCGTATTATTACCGGCATTGGGTCTGACGTCGGAGATTATTTCTACCAACTCACGTAAACCGATCTTCGGTTACCGTGCCATGATCGGTTCAATCCTTGCGATTGGTTTCTTATCGTTCATTGTATGGGGTCACCACATGTTCATTACAGGTATGAACCCGTTCATCGGATCGGTATTCGTATTTACAACCTTGTTGATTGCGATTCCTTCTGCTGTAAAAGTGTTTAACTACATCACAACAATCTGGAGAGGATCCAACATCTACACTCCTGCTATGTTGTTCTCAGTAGGATTGGTTTCTACATTCATTACAGGTGGTGTTACAGGTATTATCCTTGCTGACTCTGCTTTGGATATCGCAGTTCACGATACTTACTTCGTTGTGGCTCACTTCCACATTGTAATGGGTATGTCGGCAGTATTCGGAATGTTTGCGGGTGTTTACCACTGGTTCCCTAAAATGTACGGACGTATGTTGAACACACGTTTGGGATACGCTCACTTCTGGGTAACTATCGTTGGAGCTTACGGAGTATTCTTCCCGATGCACTTCGTTGGATTGGCAGGAGCACCACGTCGTTACTACGATTACTCCGTTTACGGTGATTTCGACAAACCGACACAAGAGATGATTATGGACTTGAATGTGATTATCACGGTGTTTGCGATCATCGCGGCATTTGGTCAGTTGATTTTCTTGTTCAACTTCTTCTACAGTATTTACAGAGGTCCTAGAGCGGTTCAAAACCCTTGGAGATCGAACACATTGGAATGGACAACTCCTGTTGTTCACGTACACGGAAACTGGCCGGGAGCAATTCCGGAGGTTCACCGTTGGCCTTACGATTACTCGAAGCCAGGAGCAGAAGAGGATTTCATTCCTCAGATTGTTCCTTTAGCTGAAGGTGAAGAAGGAGATCATTAG
- a CDS encoding GxxExxY protein, producing MKIELTNRNIPFRTEMSVPISYNGQILETILRCDLYVADCVVVELKAVKAFEPIFEAQVLTYMRLLDSPKGILINFNCMSIFHGGQKTLVGDKYRILTE from the coding sequence ATGAAAATTGAACTGACAAATAGAAATATTCCCTTCAGAACCGAAATGTCTGTTCCAATATCCTATAATGGCCAAATATTAGAAACTATATTGCGTTGTGATTTGTATGTTGCAGATTGTGTAGTAGTCGAGTTAAAAGCGGTCAAAGCTTTTGAACCAATATTCGAAGCGCAGGTACTAACTTATATGAGGCTTTTGGATTCCCCTAAGGGAATACTTATTAACTTCAATTGTATGAGTATTTTTCATGGAGGTCAAAAAACACTTGTAGGTGACAAATATCGAATACTTACGGAATAA
- the ruvB gene encoding Holliday junction branch migration DNA helicase RuvB has protein sequence MEESFDYRSEASNPEKEYDKVLRPKLLNDFAGQPQVVENLEIFVKAAVKRDEPLDHVLLHGPPGLGKTTLANIIANELNVGFKVTSGPVLDKPGDLAGLLTNLGKGDVLFIDEIHRLSPVVEEYLYSAMEDYCIDILIDSGANARTVQISLNPFTLIGATTRSGLLTAPLRARFGINSRLEYYNVETLASIVERSAELLDIPIQEQAAFEISRRSRGTPRIANAILRRVRDFAQVKGDGTITLAITQHALDALNVDKYGLDEMDNRILKTLIDKFKGGPVGLTTIATAIGENAGTLEEVYEPFLIQEGFLMRTPRGRKATEKAFKHLGFDMGWLQGGLF, from the coding sequence ATGGAAGAATCATTCGACTACAGATCTGAAGCATCGAATCCTGAGAAGGAATACGACAAAGTATTGCGCCCGAAATTATTGAACGATTTTGCGGGGCAACCTCAGGTCGTGGAGAATCTCGAGATCTTTGTGAAAGCTGCTGTAAAGCGTGACGAACCATTGGACCACGTCTTGTTGCACGGTCCTCCGGGACTTGGAAAAACGACTTTGGCCAATATTATTGCGAATGAATTGAATGTGGGATTTAAAGTCACCAGCGGGCCTGTTTTGGATAAACCGGGTGATCTGGCAGGGCTTTTGACCAATCTCGGTAAGGGCGATGTTCTTTTTATTGATGAGATCCATCGGTTGAGCCCGGTCGTAGAAGAATATCTTTATTCGGCAATGGAAGATTACTGCATCGATATCCTCATTGATTCAGGAGCGAATGCACGGACTGTACAGATCAGTTTGAACCCTTTTACACTTATCGGTGCTACAACTCGCTCAGGATTGCTTACAGCGCCTTTAAGAGCACGTTTCGGGATCAACTCGCGTTTGGAGTATTACAACGTGGAAACACTCGCTTCTATCGTTGAACGTTCGGCAGAATTGCTCGACATTCCGATCCAGGAGCAGGCAGCTTTTGAAATATCCCGGAGAAGCCGCGGAACACCACGTATCGCCAATGCCATTTTACGTCGCGTGCGTGACTTTGCACAGGTAAAAGGAGACGGAACAATCACCTTGGCGATTACACAGCATGCTTTGGATGCATTGAACGTGGATAAATACGGTTTGGATGAAATGGATAACCGCATTTTGAAAACACTGATTGATAAATTCAAAGGTGGGCCTGTAGGATTGACGACCATTGCCACAGCGATCGGGGAAAATGCCGGAACGCTGGAAGAAGTTTACGAACCGTTTTTGATCCAGGAAGGATTTTTAATGCGAACACCACGTGGTAGAAAAGCAACCGAAAAAGCATTTAAGCACCTGGGCTTTGATATGGGCTGGCTGCAGGGAGGATTGTTTTAA
- the queG gene encoding tRNA epoxyqueuosine(34) reductase QueG translates to MQQDQLKKEIRRKAEEIGFLHVGFSRADFLASEEPRLVNWLKAEKHGKMGYMENHFDMRLDPRLLVPGAKTVISLAYNYFPATTQREDTFQISKYAYGKDYHDVVRAKLKQLVSELQEEIGEIEGRVFVDSAPILEKAWAEKSGVGWVGKNGNLIQPKAGSFFFLAEIICDLEIEPDGPIRDYCGTCTKCIDACPTDAIEAPYIVNGSKCISYATIELKDADLPELFRGNMENWVYGCDICQDVCPWNRFSKPHTEPEFLPKEEILSFSKEDWKALDELTFQAVFKGSAVKRTKFSGLKRNISFVSSFHTFRDKE, encoded by the coding sequence ATGCAGCAAGATCAACTAAAAAAAGAGATTCGGAGAAAAGCGGAAGAAATAGGCTTCCTGCATGTGGGTTTCTCCAGGGCTGATTTCCTGGCTTCCGAGGAACCGCGATTGGTGAATTGGCTGAAAGCGGAAAAACATGGAAAGATGGGGTATATGGAAAACCATTTCGACATGCGATTGGACCCGAGATTACTGGTTCCCGGTGCGAAAACCGTTATTTCTCTTGCCTACAATTACTTTCCTGCAACCACACAACGGGAAGATACCTTTCAAATTTCCAAATACGCCTATGGCAAAGATTACCACGATGTAGTCCGTGCGAAATTGAAACAACTGGTTTCCGAACTACAGGAAGAAATAGGTGAAATAGAAGGACGCGTTTTTGTGGACAGTGCACCGATCCTGGAAAAAGCCTGGGCCGAAAAAAGCGGAGTGGGTTGGGTAGGAAAGAACGGAAACCTGATCCAACCCAAAGCGGGTTCATTTTTCTTCCTCGCGGAAATAATTTGTGATTTGGAAATCGAGCCCGACGGACCGATCCGGGATTACTGCGGAACGTGCACCAAATGTATCGATGCATGTCCGACAGATGCAATCGAAGCACCTTATATCGTAAATGGCTCCAAATGTATTTCCTATGCAACTATTGAGTTGAAAGATGCGGATTTACCTGAATTGTTCCGTGGAAATATGGAGAATTGGGTTTATGGCTGTGACATTTGCCAGGATGTTTGCCCGTGGAACCGTTTTTCAAAGCCGCATACAGAACCGGAATTCCTGCCCAAAGAAGAAATTCTGTCCTTTTCAAAAGAAGACTGGAAAGCCCTGGATGAATTAACCTTCCAGGCAGTTTTTAAAGGAAGTGCAGTTAAAAGAACCAAGTTTTCCGGGTTGAAAAGAAACATTTCTTTTGTCAGTTCCTTTCACACTTTCCGTGATAAAGAATAA
- a CDS encoding CotH kinase family protein → MKQTILLCMLACTFATFSHAQGFYDRSTVQKIELFFGFSDWDAQLDALATTTEDYLLADSVRINGIVFDSVGVKYKGNSSYNQNNNKNPIHIELDYVHGSYDYQGYTDIKLQNGYQDPSMIREVLSYAILEQYMDCPKANFANVYINGTLRGVYSNAESINSKFNGDHYYTSDGSFFKCNPIGGAGPGAGVSPDLKYLGADSSLYATGYELKSDYGWNNLVDLTNTLNNNFSAIESKLDMDRALWMLAFNNVLVNLDSYSGAFRQNYYLYKDLNQRFVPTVWDLNMSFAGFPGGPTQGQSYTATTLDPFSNSTSANHPLIMKVMANPMYKRMYMAHLRTIVQEIFASGDYLTTANTIRTTIDASVQADPYKFYTYTQFQNGMTTSVSGGGGPGGGASIPGIQQLMSARVSFFQSNTDYLLSAPSITAYAASNNAPNYGETVTITATCSNETSVFLGYRLEHPLRFNRVQMFDDGMHNDGAAGDHIYGADVTLNGIVMEYYIYAENSNAGLFSPARAEHEYHTLNITIVLPAIGDIQINELMADNGSTAYDSNGENDDWVELYNHTAAAKDLSGLYLSDDVTNLTKWQIPVGTAINANDVLIFWTDNDSEQSGLHTNFKLSATGESVILSDGFTIYDQVDFGQQTTDISYARCPDGGTFTFTAPTFNALNNCSLGLNEETMLSVTIYPNPGNADFMIQTEINGSYQVIDLLGRQTAGGILEGNGVVLDARNWNAGNYLLQVRDTSGNTKTIQLVKY, encoded by the coding sequence ATGAAACAAACTATCTTATTGTGCATGCTTGCATGTACTTTCGCCACATTTTCCCATGCTCAGGGATTTTATGACCGCTCAACGGTACAGAAAATAGAACTCTTTTTCGGCTTTTCGGATTGGGACGCACAACTGGACGCGCTTGCAACAACCACGGAGGATTACCTGCTGGCAGATTCTGTCCGGATTAATGGGATCGTCTTCGATAGCGTTGGAGTGAAATACAAGGGAAATAGTTCCTACAATCAGAATAACAACAAAAACCCGATTCACATTGAACTGGATTATGTGCATGGAAGCTACGACTACCAGGGATACACCGATATCAAACTACAAAATGGGTATCAGGATCCTTCCATGATCCGTGAAGTGTTGTCCTACGCCATCCTGGAACAATACATGGATTGCCCCAAAGCAAATTTCGCAAATGTATACATCAACGGAACATTGCGGGGAGTATATTCCAATGCCGAGTCCATCAATTCCAAGTTCAACGGCGATCATTATTACACCTCTGACGGAAGCTTTTTCAAATGTAACCCGATAGGTGGTGCCGGTCCGGGAGCCGGAGTAAGCCCTGATTTGAAATACCTCGGAGCGGACAGTTCCCTGTATGCAACCGGTTATGAACTGAAATCAGATTACGGGTGGAACAACCTGGTTGACCTGACGAATACCTTAAATAATAATTTTTCGGCGATTGAGTCTAAATTAGACATGGACCGCGCTTTGTGGATGCTGGCATTTAATAATGTGCTGGTAAACCTCGATTCTTATTCCGGAGCATTCCGCCAGAATTATTACCTGTATAAAGACCTGAACCAACGATTCGTTCCTACGGTTTGGGATTTGAACATGAGTTTTGCCGGTTTTCCCGGTGGACCGACACAAGGGCAATCCTATACAGCAACCACACTTGATCCGTTTTCAAACAGTACCTCTGCAAATCACCCTTTGATCATGAAGGTGATGGCAAACCCGATGTACAAACGGATGTATATGGCGCATTTGAGAACCATTGTACAGGAAATTTTTGCTTCGGGAGATTACCTGACAACGGCGAATACCATACGTACGACCATTGATGCATCGGTTCAGGCAGATCCTTATAAATTCTATACATATACGCAGTTCCAGAATGGAATGACCACTTCTGTGTCGGGTGGCGGAGGCCCCGGCGGAGGAGCATCCATCCCTGGAATTCAGCAATTAATGAGTGCACGCGTTTCATTTTTTCAGTCGAATACCGACTATTTGCTTTCAGCACCATCCATTACTGCTTATGCAGCAAGCAATAACGCACCGAACTATGGAGAAACGGTAACCATTACGGCAACTTGTTCCAATGAAACAAGTGTATTTCTGGGTTATCGCCTGGAGCATCCTTTACGCTTCAACCGGGTACAGATGTTCGATGACGGGATGCATAACGACGGAGCTGCAGGAGATCACATCTATGGAGCGGACGTTACATTGAACGGTATTGTAATGGAATACTATATTTATGCGGAGAATTCCAATGCGGGTTTATTCAGCCCTGCCCGTGCCGAACACGAATATCATACCTTGAACATAACCATCGTTTTACCCGCGATCGGCGATATTCAAATCAATGAACTGATGGCGGATAATGGTTCTACTGCGTATGATTCCAACGGTGAAAACGATGATTGGGTAGAATTATACAATCATACTGCTGCTGCAAAGGATCTTTCCGGCCTGTATCTTTCCGATGATGTGACCAATCTGACCAAATGGCAAATTCCGGTCGGTACTGCTATCAACGCAAATGATGTGCTGATTTTCTGGACAGACAACGATTCGGAACAAAGTGGTTTGCATACCAATTTTAAATTGAGCGCAACGGGTGAATCCGTTATCCTGTCGGACGGTTTCACCATTTATGACCAGGTTGATTTCGGTCAGCAAACAACGGATATCTCCTATGCACGTTGTCCGGATGGCGGAACATTTACGTTTACTGCTCCTACTTTTAATGCGTTGAACAATTGTTCCCTTGGACTCAATGAAGAAACCATGCTTTCAGTAACTATTTACCCGAACCCGGGAAATGCGGATTTTATGATTCAAACGGAAATAAACGGTTCTTACCAGGTGATAGATTTGTTGGGTAGACAAACAGCCGGTGGAATTTTGGAAGGAAACGGAGTTGTATTGGATGCACGGAATTGGAATGCCGGAAATTATTTGTTGCAGGTTCGCGATACATCCGGAAATACGAAAACGATTCAACTGGTTAAATACTAA